Genomic window (Pseudomonas xantholysinigenes):
AGCTGTTCGGCCATGAAAAAGGCGCCTTCACCGGCGCCCTGGCGGCCAAGGCCGGCTGGTTCGAGGAGGCCAACGGCGGCACGCTGTTCCTCGACGAGATCGGCGACCTGCCGCTGCCCATCCAGGTCAAGCTGCTACGCGTACTGCAAGAGCGCGAGGTGGTACGCCTGGGCTCGCGCAAAAGCCTGCCGATCAATGTGCGAGTGCTGGCGGCGACCAACGTGCAACTGGAGAAAGCCATCAACGCCGGGCACTTCCGCGAGGACCTCTACTACCGGCTGAATGTGGTGAGCCTGCGCCTGCACCCGCTGCGCGATCGCCCCGGCGACATCCTGCCACTGGCCCGGCATTTCATTCGTAGCTACAGCGAGCGCCTGGGCTATGGCGCCGTGGAGCTCAGCGCTGGCGCCCAGGCCAAGCTGGTCGACTACGCTTGGGCGGGCAATATCCGCGAACTGGAGAACGTGATCCACCACAGCCTGCTGACCTGCGCCGCTGGCGTGATCCACGCCCAGGACCTGCGCCTGTCCAACCTGCGCCTGGAACGCCAGCACACGCCCGCCGGCACCGGCAACACCGTCGAAGACCTGCTGCAACAAGCTTTCAGCCGGCTGTACGAGGAACAACCGGGCGATCTCTACGAAAAGGTCGAACAGGCGCTGCTACGTTCGGCATATCAGTTCTGCCACTACAACCAGGTGCATACCGCGCAGTTGCTCGGGCTGTCACGCAATGTCACGCGCACCCGGCTGATCGCCATTGGCGAGCTGGTGGTGAACAAGCGTCGGGCAGAAGTACCGCCCGCCCTGGATAGCCGGGTGGTGCGCTTGTCGATTTGAATCCGTGCCTGCGCAACCCGGCAGTAATCAGCCCGCCAGGCGCCGGAACACCAGCCCCGAGGCCCCGCACAGCAACGCACACAGCAGCATTACCGTGGTGACATCGCCCACCGAGGTTTCACCGCGTCCGTCCAGGCCGGCGAGGACACTGAGCAGCACCCCCGCCAGGCTCACCGCCATGGCCATGGTCAACTGCACCGACATCGCCGACAACGAACTGGCCGCCGCCGAGCGCTCACCGGGCACGTCCTGGTAGCTGGCAGCGCCCAAGGTAGAAAACTGCAACGAACGCACCAGGCCCGCAGCGAACAGCACCAGCGCCATCAGCCAGAGCGCGGTGTCCTGGTCGAAGGCCGCGCAGGCGGCGATCCCCAGGCCGCTCAACGCCGCGTTGCCGCTCAACACCCGGCGATAGCCGTAACGGCGCACCAGCGGCACCGCCAACAGTTTCATCAGCAACGCGCCGACACCGCCGCTGACCACCAGCCAACCGGCCGCCAGCGGGCTCATGCCCAGGCAGTTCTGCAGCAACAGCACCAGCAGGAAGGGCTGCGCGGCGGAGCCCAGGCGAAACAGCCCACCACCAGCCTGGGCCACGCCAAAGCTGCGCAGGCGCAGCAGCGTCAGGTCGAGCAACGGCGCGGGATGGCCGCGGGCATGCAGCAGGTAGCCCAACGCGCAGGCCACGCCGCCGGCCACCAGCGCCAGCGCCCAGGGCCAAGGCAGTTGGCCCAGGCCCAACGATTCCAGGCCGAACACCAGCAGCGCCAGGGCGCCGCCGCTGAGCAACAGGCCACGCAGGTCCAGTGGCGGTACCGGGCGTGCCGGGTAATCCGGCACATGGCGCAGGATCAGCCAGCTGCCCAGCAGGCAGATCGGCAGGTTGATCAGGAAGATCCAATGCCACGACAACACCGTCACCAGCAGCCCGCCCAGCAAGGGCCCGACCAAGGGCCCGAGCAGCGCTGGCAAGGCCAGCCAAGACATGGCCTGCAGCAGTTGCTGTCGGCTCGACCAACGCAGGATGATCACCTGCCCCACCGGGGTCATCAGCGCCCCCGCCGCCCCTTGCAGCATGCGCCCCAGGCACAGTTGCCAGAGCGATCCGGCCAGGGCGCAGGCCAGCGACGCCAGAGTGAACAGCGCCATGGCCACGAGCATCACCCGGCGTGGCCGAAAACGCTCGGCGGCCCAGCCGCTGAGCGGCACGCACAACGCCAGGGCGAGCATGTACAGCGACACCACCAGGTTCATGCGCAGCCCGGGCTCGCCGAAGTCGCGGGCCATCTGCGGCAAGGCGGTCAAAACAGCCGTGCCATCGACCAACTCCATGAACAGCGCCGCACCAACGATCACCGGCACCTTGGGGCTTTGCGCCTGGCCGGCGAAGGGCGCCGGCTGGGCGGTCAAAACAGCCCCGAGACAGGTGGCCGGGTGCCCTTGAGCTGCCAGGCACCGACTACCGCCGCCTTCCACTGGCGCGGGTTGTGATTGGCCACGGTACGGGCGTTGCGCCAATGGCGATCGAGGTTGTGCTGGCGGCCGGTGGTGGAGGCGCCACCGACCTCGAACAAGGTCTCGGCGGCCTTGAGCGCCAACTCGGCGACCAGGTATTGCGCCTGGGCCACTTCGATGGCGGCCTGTTCCACCGCAGGTTCGGCCAATTGCGCGGCCCAGGCCTGGTCGATACTGGCCGCGGCCTTGAGCACCAGCGCCTCGGCGCCATAGGCGCGGGCGGCGATATCGCCCACCGCCAGCGCCACGTACGGGTCATCCACCGAGCGACTGGCCGTGCTGTGCTTGATTGGCCGGGCATGCTCGCGGGCGAATCGCGTCGCGTCATCCAGCGCATTGCGGGCGATACCGGCCAGCACGGTGGCGAGGAACAGTTGCAGGAATGGCGTGACAAGGGTGCGCTTGCCCTCCTCCACGGTGCGCGTGCGGATCTCGCTGGCCTCGACCCGCACATTACGCAAGTGGGTGGTACCGCTGGCCGTGAGGCGCTGGCCCATGGCATCGAAGTCGTCGACCAGCTCCAGGCCTTCGCGATCACGCGGCAGCACGAACGACACCGGCTGCTCGTCCTCGTCCAGGGCCACGGCGCTGACATAGTCGGCAAACAGCGCGCCGGTGCTGTAGAACTTGCTGCCGTTGGCGCGATAGTGCCGGCCTTCGCGCACCAGGCGCGCGGCGATGACACCGTTGGCGCCGCCCAGCTCCCAGCCGGCGTTGCCGATCACCGCGCCGTCGAGGTAGCGCGCGAACCAGCGTTCGCGTTCCTGCTCGGCGCCCTCGCCCTGCGCCAGCAGCAGCCCTTCGACGAAAGCGAAACCCGGGCGCAGGGCCTGGGCGATGTTGGAATCGACCGCGGCGATCTGCAGCAGCAGCTCGATCACATCGCTGACACTACCGCCGGGGCCGCCGTACCGCCTGGGAATGCGCACGGTGTAAAGCCCGGCGGCGGCGAGTCGGGCGATGGCTTCGTGAGGCAGCTGGCGTTCACGTTCGCGCTGGGCGGCGCCCGCGCCGATGTCGGGTAGCAATGCCGAGATGCGCGCCTTTAGCGCATTGAGGTCGGGGGCTGGCGGTTGGTTGGGAAAACGTTGGAAGGTGGTCATGTTCTGTCCATTGGCTGGAGAAGGAAAATACGCTGGGGTTGGTCAAGGGGGCGGTCGAAAAGGGGCGCCCAGTGGCCCCAGATTCCGAGCCACCCTCGAAATTGCAGGGGGCTGCTGCGCAGCCCTTTCGCGACGCAAGGCTGCTCCCACAGCGGGACTGTTCCCTGTACGACAACGCATCCCCCACAGGGATCGCGCTTGGTGGTCATACTGCGATCCTGCTGGCCCAGGCCGGCCGCGCCGCGGGCAGGTGCGGTACCGCCTCCAGCAGCGCCCGGGTATAGGCATGCCGCGGCTGGCTCAGCACCTGGCGCGCCGGGCCTTGCTCCACCACCCGTCCGCCCTGCATCACCAGCACCTGGTCACTGACCTGCTCGACCACGCCAAGGTCATGGGAAATGAACAGGCAGGCCAGGTTCAGTTCGGCCTTGAGCTCGGCGAGCAACGCCAGGATCCGCGCCTGCACCGACACATCCAGCGCCGATACCGGCTCGTCCAGCACCAGCACCTTGGGCTTCATGGCCAAGGCGCGGGCAATGGCGATGCGTTGCCGCTGGCCACCGGATAACTCCAGCGGCCGGCGGTCGAGCAAGGCCACCGGCAACTGCACCCGCTCCAGCAGCGCGGCCGCCTCGGTCCGTCGCAACCCGCGAGGCACGCCGACCTGAGCCAGGGCCTCGGCCAGCACCCTGAGCACGGTGTAGCGCGGGTCGAACGAGGCCAGTGGATCCTGGAACACCACCTGGATACCTTGCCGAGCCTGCCGGCGCTGCGCCGCCGAGAGCGCCAGCCAGTCTTGCCCGGCCAAGCGTACCTGGCCTTGCTCTGGACGCTCCAGGCCGAGCAGGATACGGCCCAGGGTGCTCTTGCCGGACCCGGACTCGCCCACCACGCCCAGGGTCTGTCCGGCCCGCAGCTGCAGCGACACATCGTGCAGCACAGGTCGCGGTTGGCCATCGGGCCCGACAAACGCCTTGCTCAGGCCTTGCGCCTCCAGCACCACCGGTCGTTCCTCCACCGCGTCCTCCACCAGCGCCAGCACAGGCGCCGCCGGGCGCTGGAAATGCACCACCCGCGCCGCGCTCAGCAGGCGTTGGGTATAGGGGTCCTGCGGGTCCTGCAGGATCTGTTCGGCACTGCCCTGCTCCACCACTCGGCCATGTCGCATCACTAGCACCCGGTCGGCCAGGCGCGCGACCACCGCCAGGTCGTGGCTGACCATCAGCAGGCTGTTGTCGCGCTCGCGCAGCTGCTCCAGCAGGTCGAGAATCTGCGCCTGCACCGTGGCGTCGAGCGCGGTGGTCGGCTCGTCGGCGATCAACAGGCGCGGCTGGCAGGCGATCGCCGAGGCGATCAGCGCGCGCTGGCGCAGGCCACCGGACAACTGCCACGGATACTGTTGCGCGCGAACCTCG
Coding sequences:
- a CDS encoding sigma-54 interaction domain-containing protein, with protein sequence MQLLTLPPSPSLATSIRATAQVFEDPRSQALLAHLQQVAPSEASVLIIGETGTGKELVARHIHNLSGRRNGPFVAVNCGAFSESLVEAELFGHEKGAFTGALAAKAGWFEEANGGTLFLDEIGDLPLPIQVKLLRVLQEREVVRLGSRKSLPINVRVLAATNVQLEKAINAGHFREDLYYRLNVVSLRLHPLRDRPGDILPLARHFIRSYSERLGYGAVELSAGAQAKLVDYAWAGNIRELENVIHHSLLTCAAGVIHAQDLRLSNLRLERQHTPAGTGNTVEDLLQQAFSRLYEEQPGDLYEKVEQALLRSAYQFCHYNQVHTAQLLGLSRNVTRTRLIAIGELVVNKRRAEVPPALDSRVVRLSI
- a CDS encoding acyl-CoA dehydrogenase family protein, which produces MTTFQRFPNQPPAPDLNALKARISALLPDIGAGAAQRERERQLPHEAIARLAAAGLYTVRIPRRYGGPGGSVSDVIELLLQIAAVDSNIAQALRPGFAFVEGLLLAQGEGAEQERERWFARYLDGAVIGNAGWELGGANGVIAARLVREGRHYRANGSKFYSTGALFADYVSAVALDEDEQPVSFVLPRDREGLELVDDFDAMGQRLTASGTTHLRNVRVEASEIRTRTVEEGKRTLVTPFLQLFLATVLAGIARNALDDATRFAREHARPIKHSTASRSVDDPYVALAVGDIAARAYGAEALVLKAAASIDQAWAAQLAEPAVEQAAIEVAQAQYLVAELALKAAETLFEVGGASTTGRQHNLDRHWRNARTVANHNPRQWKAAVVGAWQLKGTRPPVSGLF
- a CDS encoding MFS transporter, giving the protein MTAQPAPFAGQAQSPKVPVIVGAALFMELVDGTAVLTALPQMARDFGEPGLRMNLVVSLYMLALALCVPLSGWAAERFRPRRVMLVAMALFTLASLACALAGSLWQLCLGRMLQGAAGALMTPVGQVIILRWSSRQQLLQAMSWLALPALLGPLVGPLLGGLLVTVLSWHWIFLINLPICLLGSWLILRHVPDYPARPVPPLDLRGLLLSGGALALLVFGLESLGLGQLPWPWALALVAGGVACALGYLLHARGHPAPLLDLTLLRLRSFGVAQAGGGLFRLGSAAQPFLLVLLLQNCLGMSPLAAGWLVVSGGVGALLMKLLAVPLVRRYGYRRVLSGNAALSGLGIAACAAFDQDTALWLMALVLFAAGLVRSLQFSTLGAASYQDVPGERSAAASSLSAMSVQLTMAMAVSLAGVLLSVLAGLDGRGETSVGDVTTVMLLCALLCGASGLVFRRLAG
- a CDS encoding dipeptide ABC transporter ATP-binding protein, whose amino-acid sequence is MSIFENIPAPLVDIQDLRVSFHGVPVVHGVDLQVQAGQCLALVGESGSGKSVTARTLVGLTGAGAQVRARHLAFAGQDLQGLSEAAWQRLRGGRIGFVMQDALGSLDPLRRVGAEVEEPLRLHTALEAEQRRQRVLALLREVGVPEPEVRAQQYPWQLSGGLRQRALIASAIACQPRLLIADEPTTALDATVQAQILDLLEQLRERDNSLLMVSHDLAVVARLADRVLVMRHGRVVEQGSAEQILQDPQDPYTQRLLSAARVVHFQRPAAPVLALVEDAVEERPVVLEAQGLSKAFVGPDGQPRPVLHDVSLQLRAGQTLGVVGESGSGKSTLGRILLGLERPEQGQVRLAGQDWLALSAAQRRQARQGIQVVFQDPLASFDPRYTVLRVLAEALAQVGVPRGLRRTEAAALLERVQLPVALLDRRPLELSGGQRQRIAIARALAMKPKVLVLDEPVSALDVSVQARILALLAELKAELNLACLFISHDLGVVEQVSDQVLVMQGGRVVEQGPARQVLSQPRHAYTRALLEAVPHLPAARPAWASRIAV